The sequence TGCGTAGCCGTACCTGGTCGGCCAGGCGTCGCAGGCTTTCGTCGAGGGTGCGGTCGATGTCGTCGTCGGCGGGGGCGTGGTCGTCGTCGAAGAAGGACAGGTGGATGGTGACCTCGCTGGTTCCGTCGCCGCTGTCGGCCACCTGGAGCCAGCCCGCGTAGCGGCCGTTGTCGCGGGTTCCCCATTCGATGCGCAGCCGTTCGGGGTCGGTCTGCAGGCGTGCGTGGGCGTCCTGGCCGGT comes from Streptosporangium roseum DSM 43021 and encodes:
- a CDS encoding SRPBCC family protein produces the protein MSEHERSRTMPAPPQTVFDQAGDLDGLDHWLPQDLHVRAEILPDVTVHEDSTGQDAHARLQTDPERLRIEWGTRDNGRYAGWLQVADSGDGTSEVTIHLSFFDDDHAPADDDIDRTLDESLRRLADQVRLRTT